One Maribacter dokdonensis DSW-8 DNA window includes the following coding sequences:
- a CDS encoding IS110 family transposase has protein sequence MNKYKETFGVDISKDVFDVHGSNKGHDQYKNDETGFKKFLKELPKCSLVVMEATGYYHYRLAQFLYKNGVIVSVVNPLSVKRFIQMKLAKVKTDKSDAKAICEYALVNEVPIYNALTDIQSECLQLFRLLDIYLKQRTATKNKIHGEAVLGIPSKFVYRSLIRNKKLLNKEVAAIESKILSLVKEDQQEQLTLLMSIPGIGQKTALFLIVVTDGFNKFENAAQLCSYVGITPTIRESGSSVRGRARISKVGNRKLRNLLFLCSFNACKHNRACREVYERIVNRGKSKKLALIAVANKLLKQSFAIAKSGRPYDETYVSILPR, from the coding sequence ATGAATAAATATAAAGAAACTTTTGGAGTCGACATCAGTAAAGATGTCTTTGATGTACATGGTAGTAACAAAGGTCACGACCAGTATAAGAACGATGAAACTGGATTTAAGAAATTCCTTAAGGAACTGCCCAAATGTTCATTGGTCGTTATGGAAGCTACCGGTTATTATCATTATAGACTTGCCCAGTTTCTTTACAAAAATGGGGTAATAGTTTCAGTAGTAAACCCATTATCCGTAAAACGTTTCATTCAAATGAAACTGGCTAAAGTAAAAACGGATAAGAGCGATGCCAAGGCTATATGTGAATATGCACTGGTCAACGAGGTACCTATTTACAATGCCTTGACGGATATCCAGAGCGAATGCTTACAGTTGTTCCGGTTATTGGATATCTATTTAAAACAACGTACCGCGACCAAGAACAAGATACACGGAGAAGCTGTTCTGGGCATACCTTCAAAGTTTGTTTATCGTTCCTTGATACGTAATAAGAAACTGCTCAATAAAGAGGTAGCCGCTATCGAATCAAAGATTCTGTCATTGGTAAAAGAGGACCAACAGGAGCAATTGACTTTATTGATGTCAATACCCGGTATAGGTCAAAAGACTGCATTGTTCCTAATAGTGGTCACCGATGGGTTCAATAAGTTCGAAAATGCGGCACAGCTTTGTAGCTATGTAGGTATAACCCCAACGATACGGGAATCGGGGAGCAGTGTGAGAGGTCGTGCGCGAATAAGTAAGGTCGGCAATAGAAAACTTCGCAACCTATTATTTCTATGTTCTTTTAACGCTTGTAAGCACAATAGGGCATGCAGAGAGGTTTATGAGCGGATCGTGAACAGGGGAAAGAGCAAGAAACTGGCACTGATAGCCGTTGCCAACAAACTTTTAAAGCAGTCTTTTGCCATTGCAAAATCTGGCAGGCCATATGATGAAACTTACGTTTCAATATTGCCTAGATAA